GAACGCCGGTCATCGCCTTCAGTGGCGCCGGCTTCTCGTCCGTGGTTTCCAGCATTACCAGGACTTCCGAGAGGGCGAACAGGCCGATAAGGGCTGCAATGAAAGGAATGCCGCCAAGGAGCCCATTGTTGAAGGCGAACCTCGGTATGCCATCGACCGGGTCGGTCCCGATTGTCGTCAGCAGGAGCCCGAACAGGAGGGCGACGAAGCCGCGTATCACCGAGTGGCCGGAAAGTGTCGAGACGAGGCTGAGGCCGAGAACCGCGAGCGCAAAATACTCTGCCGGCCCAAAAGCCAGCGCCACTTTTGTCATCCAGCTGACAGTCAGGACAAGAAGGATGGTGGAGAGGACGGAGCCCACGGCCGAGCCGAGAATGGACAGGGTCAGCGCCTGTCCGGCTTCCCCACGCAGGCGCATCGGATATCCGTCGAGCGCGGTCACCGCAGACGAGGGTTCGCCGGGCGTGTTCACGAGGATGGCCGGAATGGCGCCGGAATACTCGGAAGCCATGTAAAGCGTCACCAGCATGACCACCGAAACGACCGGGTCCAGGCCGAACGTGAATGGAATAAGCAACGCCATTCCGACCCCGGCTGACAGGCCCGGCAGTGCGCCAACCAGATAGCCGACGAGAATGCCGCCAAGCAGCCCCGCCACCACGGCCAGGGAGGTGAATGAGTGCAGGCCTAGAAGGAAACCGTCGAGCATGGTGACCTCACGACAAAGGCGTTCCGAGCAGGATCTCGAAGACGAGCTTGGTGAAGAGAAGGAAGCCCCCGACATACAGTATGATGGGAATGGGGCGGCGGACGTTGCACAGGACAAGAAATGCCGCGAGCCAGACGCCCATTGCGGCGTAGTAGCCGAAATGATCCATCAGGTAGGGAAACGCGACCAGCAGCAGCATGCCGAGGGCGACATGGACATAGCGACGGACCGTGATGACACCGCGCGTGCTGCCGCCGGTTAGGCGGCGAAGCGCGCCCGAAAGGATGATCAACGTTCCGATGCCCAGCAAGGCGGCGATGCCGGTCGGAAAATCCGCCGCGCCGATGCCTTCTCCGGAATAATCCTCAAGCGTTCCGGCCGTCACGAAAAACCAGGCAGCCATGCATAATATGGCCACGGCGACGACGATATCGCCCCATTCCGCACGAACCGATACGGTCGGCGCCGGTGGAAGCTCTCCACCGGCATCGGCACCGTCGTAAGCTGGAAGGCTCGCCGAAGAGGCCTTCATTGCGTCAGTCCCAGCTGCTGCATCAGGTCTCGCGTCGTCTTATCCTCCTGCGCGGCGTAGGCAGTGAAATCCTGCGGTCCAAGAAAGGCCGGAAGCAGCGACGATTCCTCGAAATACTTGGTCATTTCCGGGGCTTTCAGCGCGGCGCTCACTGCGTCGGCAAGTGTTTGCTTGACGTCGTCCGGTATCCCCTTCGGGCCGATGATACCTCGCATCTGCTGCCAGCTCGTATCGGCGTCGAAACTCTGTTCGGCGAGGGTCGGAACATCGGGAAGCTGCGGAACGCGCTCTTTTGCCATGATGCCGATAACGCGCAACGCCCCGGACTGGACATGGCTCTTTACCAGGTCGACATAGGCAATCGTCGCATCTGCATGGTGTCCGAGCGTCGCCGTGACCGCGTCGCCGACACTGTCATAGGGAACCCAGCGCACCGACTTGGAGTCGAGTCCGGCTGATTTGGCTATCAGTTCCCAGGCGAAGTGTCCGCCGGAACCGCGCACGAACCCGGCCATCACAAGGGTGCCGGGCGCTTCCTTTGCCTTTGCGACCAGGTCCTGCA
This genomic window from Aureimonas sp. OT7 contains:
- a CDS encoding tripartite tricarboxylate transporter TctB family protein, which codes for MKASSASLPAYDGADAGGELPPAPTVSVRAEWGDIVVAVAILCMAAWFFVTAGTLEDYSGEGIGAADFPTGIAALLGIGTLIILSGALRRLTGGSTRGVITVRRYVHVALGMLLLVAFPYLMDHFGYYAAMGVWLAAFLVLCNVRRPIPIILYVGGFLLFTKLVFEILLGTPLS
- a CDS encoding tripartite tricarboxylate transporter substrate binding protein, which encodes MNDMSAGKAPSPWEEAMITHIMNRVILSGLLLAVPCGALAQDYPDRPVRYVLHVTPGGATDVMARRLSIELEKELGQPFVVENKAGGRGATQLADVAKSKPDGYTIASVTSTHIGAMNQTLKQYNVDSFDWVARLATEPYLVAVPADSDIQTMQDLVAKAKEAPGTLVMAGFVRGSGGHFAWELIAKSAGLDSKSVRWVPYDSVGDAVTATLGHHADATIAYVDLVKSHVQSGALRVIGIMAKERVPQLPDVPTLAEQSFDADTSWQQMRGIIGPKGIPDDVKQTLADAVSAALKAPEMTKYFEESSLLPAFLGPQDFTAYAAQEDKTTRDLMQQLGLTQ